CTTTCTCCCGACTCCCTGGCCAAGAATTTCGCCGAAATCCGGCAAAAAATTAACTCCGAAATTGTGGCTCGAAACGGGGGCAAGGAATTGCCCCCTCAAGACCCCGCCCTGGAAGCCTTGGTACAGTACATCGTCGATCACTACCGACTTTACGACCATAAGCTTTTGAAATAACAAACTTTTTGACATGATCCGGTGCGTTATAGCCGGTCTGGAACTTGCACACCAAACATCCGGTGAAAAAGATCTGGGGCATCGTGTGTCTGGTTTTAGGGGCGACATCCGCCCTCGCCGACCCCGTTTGGGTACCTCCCAAAGGGACGATCCACGGAGGAGTTTCGTATACGCATGGCAACTGGGATCAGTTTCTCGAATTGGGTAGTGATTCCGTCAATCTCCCCGGGGAAATCACGCAGCACGAGTTCACGCTCTACGGTGAGTATGTTCCGCTGGAAAATGTTTCCTTCGACATCGTTTTTCCGATCGTCTCGGTCCAAAGAAAATTCGTTTATCTCACGACCGATTTAAACGGGAACATCATCGGCATCACGACCGGCGGAAGCGGCGAGCTTCGCGACGTGGATGAAAACACGGGGATCGGCGACGTTTACCTGGGCGGAAAATACATTTTCTGGGAAAAGGGACTCTCGCTCGGCGTTCGCCCCTACCTCAAGTTTCCGGGAACGTACCATTACGGGAACATTCCCAACGCTCCGGGAGACGGACAGACCGACATGGGGCTCGGCCTGCTGGCGGGAAGCTACTTCCAGCGGATTCGTACATACGTCCGCGGCAGTTTCACCCTCGTTCAGCGGTTCGGCGACCCGCACAACCAGATGGAGTTCATGATCGAACCGGGCGTAAACATCACAAAAATCTGGGGAGCGCGGTTTACATTTCAGCACATCGAACAGTTCGGCGGCCAGGACTTGGCCTATTACAATTTTCAGAACTACTACCCGGCCATCGAAGAAGACTCCGGCCGAATCGGCGTCGGTATGTCTCTGCGTGCATCGGATCAAATCACCGTCTACGGCCTTTACCAGCAAACGATTTACGGCCGGAACACCGCCAACACACAGGCCTTCACCATCGGCCTCGATTTCTCGTTCTGAACTGTTTAGCGTTGGATTACAAGACGGGCGTCAAGGCCGCGCAATCTCGTGATTTCGGCATTCGCACTTGATAAATAACGTCGTCAGAATGGATGGCTGGCCACCTTGACGAGAGGTACCATATCCGGTACATTCATATTAAAGAAAGCAGTGTTTCATCCCGCTGTGCGGCCGATTTTTCGGGGGTTTCCGAAGGCTGCAAGGAGTGAACTTGGGAAGGCAATTCTGAAACTACAGAAAGGATCCATTTTGACTTTGCCGCTGTCGAGGCCGATGCGCCAAGTTGGACCTGGAGTGGAAGAGCTCCGAGTGAGAGACGCCAGCGGTATATATCGGGCCTTTTATTTGGCGCGGATTGAAGACCAAGTCCTTGTCTTCCATGCGTTCCAGAAAAGGACCCCTAAAACGCCGCAACGGGAGATTGACACGGGAAAGAGAAGATTAAGGGAGCTACTCAATGCCTAAACTCAAGCCAATCGTGACACGAAACGCTTCCGAACTTGCTGATTTCTTAGGCCTGTCACGGGCTGAAGGTGCAGAGATGGAATTTCGCGCAGACCTGAATGAAACCATTGTCGGCATCGTTAAGCAAAAACGGATTACCCATGCTCAGCTCTCCCAACTAGCCGGAACATCACGGCCCCGAATCACCAATCTGCTGAACGGAAATACAAGCGATATCTCAACAGATTTAATGCTCCGGGTCCTTGCCGCACTTGGGTACAAGGTCGAATGTAAAATATCCAAGGCGGCCTGATGGACCTTGCGAAATGCGAGGTTCGATTCTCTTTCAACACACAGGCCTTCACCATCGGCCTCGATTTCTCGTTTTAGACGAGCGAACGAACCAAATTATCTCCGAAAATCACCCCGGTCCCTGCGAGGGCCGCGGGGGCGGTCATCGCTCCTAGGCCTGTCGCCGAAGCGCGGGCGCTCTCCTCCTCGAGGTCCGCCGGGCCGCCGGTCCTGATCGCCGTAACTTCGTCGCGGCGGGCGGCCGGACTCGGCTTCCAGATTTCCCGATCCCGGCGCGATCGCCTCGCGCTGGGAAAGTTTGATCTTTCCGCGGTCGTCGATGGAGATCACCTTCACTTCGATCTCATCGCCCTCTTTAATCACATCCTCCACCGCTTCGACCCGGCCGTTCTCGGCGTGCAGCTGGCTGATATGCACCAAGCCATCGGTACCGGGCATGATCTCGACGAAGGCTCCGTATTCCATGATCCGGCGGACTTTCCCTTTATAGATCCGTCCGATTTCCGCCTCGCCCACGATCGCTTCGACCATCGCTTTGGCTTTTTCCAGCGCCACGAGGTCGGCGGAGGCGATCGTGACTTTTCCGGAGTCTTCCACGTCGATCTTCGCCTGTGTCTGCTCCACGATACTGCGGATCATCTTTCCGCCCGGACCGATCAGGTCGCGGATTTTGTCCTGCTTGATCTGGATCGTGACGATTCGGGGCGCGTATTTGGAGAGTTCCTCCCGCGGCGCCAATAGTGCTTCGCGCATCTTGCCGAGAATGTGCAATCTCCCCTCCCGGGCCTGTGCCAAAGCATGATCCAGCACCTCCCGGCTCACGCCGAGGACCTTGATGTCCATCTGGATGGCGGTGATCCCTTTTTCAGTCCCGGCCACCTTGAAATCCATATCGCCGATGTGATCCTCATCTCCCGAAATGTCCGAGAGAATAAAGAACTTCTCGCCCTCTTTGACGAGTCCCATGGCGATCCCGGCCACCGGTGCCTTGATCGGCACACCGGCGTCCATGAGCGAAAGCGCCGCGCCGCACACCGTGGCCATCGAAGACGAGCCGTGCGATTCCAGGACTTCCGACACGATCCGGATCGTATACGGGAACTTCTCATGCTCGGGCAGTATCTTGCTGATCGCCCGATGAGCCAGCGCTCCGTGCCCGACTTCACGCCGGCCCGGTCCGCGATTGGGTTTCACCTCTCCGACGGAAAACGACGGGAAGTTGTAATGCAACATGAATCGGCTGCGGGATTCGCCGACCAGCGCGTCGATCCGCTGTTCATCATCCGTCGTTCCGAGCGTGGTCGTCACCAGCGCCTGCGTTTCGCCGCGTGTAAAGAGCGCCGACCCGTGCGTGCGGGGCAGGAGGCCCACTTCCACGTTGATCGAACGGATTTCGTTCGTGGCGCGTTGATCGATTCTCTTTTGAGTTTGAACGATCGTGTTCCGGATTTCCGACCGGACGATTCCCTCAAAAATTTCTTTGATCTCGGAAGCCTTGTCTTCCAGCGACGCATCCGCCGCGCAAAGATCCTGGACTAATTTGTCTTTGATCTCACCCACGACTTTGTATCGAGGAAGCTTCTCTTTGATCTTGAGCGCTTCCGACAAAGGTTTCGCCGTCATCGACCGGATTTTCTCCGCGAGCGGATGACTCTCGGACGTTTCCTCAACGACCTTCCACTTCGGCTTGCCGATCTCGCGGCGAAGTTCGTCTTGAGCATCGAGGAGCGGCTTGATCGATTCGAAACCGAACATCAGAGCGTCCAAAATCTCACTTTCAGGGACCTCGTTGGCTCCCCCTTCGACCATCACGATCGCTTCGCGGCTCGCGGCCACGACCATGTCGATGTCGCTGTTTTTCATCGCTTCCAGCGAGGCGTTGACCGTCAACTGGCCGTTGATGCGTCCCACGCGCACGGCACCGATCGGTCCCGCGAATGGGATTTCGGAGATATGGAGCGCCGTGGAGGCGCCGACGATCGAAAGCACGTCCGGCTCGTTCTCCTTGTCGTACGAGAGCACGGTGGAAACGACCTGCGTGTCGTGAAAATAAGTATCCGGAAAAAGCGGCCGAAGCGGCCGGTCGGTCAGGCGGGAGACCAACACTTCCCGATCCGAAAGCTTTCCTTCCCGTTTGAAGAATCCGCCCGGAATTTTTCCGGCCGCTGGAAACTTTTCCACGTAGTCGACGGATAGCGGGAGAAAATCGGTGTTTTCGCGCGGAGTGCGCGCGGCCGTGGCCGCCGTAAGAACCATCGTTTCGCCGCAACGAATGAGCGCCGCGCCGTTGGCCTGTTTCGCCATGCGGCCGACTTCGATGGTTATGGTCCGGCCGTGAATATTGACTGTAACTGTTTTCATGGAATTCCTTTCGAGAACCGAATGTGGGAGATGCGGACGAACTATTTCCGAAGTCCGAGATCGCCGATTACTTTTTGGTACCGGTCCACGCTGTGCTTTTTAAGATAGTCGAGGAGCCGGCGTCGTTGTCCGACCATTTTCAATAGGCCCCGGCGGGAATGAAAATCCTTCGAGTACTTCTTGAAATGGCCGGTGAGATGCTCGATGCGAGTGGTCAGCAGAGCGACCTGGACCTCGGGCGAACCCGTGTCCCGCTCATGCTGCCGATATTTCGCAATTACTTTCGCTTTCTGTTCCACCGATTTCACCAATGTTCTCAGGTAGTTATATTGTTTCTTTCCTCTTTCTTGCTTTAGTTCGGGCCGGATACTCGCACAAGAGCTGCGCGAAATCAATCCTCTACACGCGGGGCGAGTCCGACGGGCGCTGCGTGGCCGACGACGGGGTCTGATTCTCCAGCCAAGATGTAGCGAATGAATGGGAAGAGAAGAAAATCTTTTCATAAAAGTATCCATAATCATGAACTTTAGTTTACAGGGCGCAGATCTTCGGCTACGAAATTGAGTCTCAGGCCGCTGAAATTATTGAATTGCTTCCTTGGCATACGGCTTGCGGACGGTGGCTGAGAGCTATGTCGAAAGCGAATTCGTTTCAAAAGCATCATCTTGCGGTTTGTCTGTTGGTCTTGTCGAGCGCGTTTTCGGTTCATCGAACCGAGGCAGAGGAATCAAAGAAAGCGCATCTCCCCCCTCGGCTGAAAGATCCAGCAGGGCCGACGTATTTATCGTCTGAAGGACCGGATCGGCTGGGTTACATTGTTCAGTTTCATGAGCCTTCTCTCTTGGCAAAGATGCAAGAACTTGGAATTCGGAACACACCCGCACTTTTATCGTTGTACGAACACCACCTTGTCGAGAGCCAGGAAAGGACGATAAGAGAAATTGAAGCGATCGTGGGGAGGCCTGTTTCGGCCGGCCGCGTTCGTGGGCGATTCCAAAAAGTGTTGAATGCCATAGCGATCGACATTTCCGAAAAGGAAGCGGAACAGGCTCGCCAATTGGAAGATGTAAAGAGCGTTGTGCCCAATTTCAGGGTCGACGCTCTTCTTTCAGAGTCCGTTCCCATGATCT
This sequence is a window from Bdellovibrionota bacterium. Protein-coding genes within it:
- a CDS encoding transporter codes for the protein MKKIWGIVCLVLGATSALADPVWVPPKGTIHGGVSYTHGNWDQFLELGSDSVNLPGEITQHEFTLYGEYVPLENVSFDIVFPIVSVQRKFVYLTTDLNGNIIGITTGGSGELRDVDENTGIGDVYLGGKYIFWEKGLSLGVRPYLKFPGTYHYGNIPNAPGDGQTDMGLGLLAGSYFQRIRTYVRGSFTLVQRFGDPHNQMEFMIEPGVNITKIWGARFTFQHIEQFGGQDLAYYNFQNYYPAIEEDSGRIGVGMSLRASDQITVYGLYQQTIYGRNTANTQAFTIGLDFSF
- a CDS encoding type II toxin-antitoxin system RelE/ParE family toxin, with the protein product MRPIFRGFPKAARSELGKAILKLQKGSILTLPLSRPMRQVGPGVEELRVRDASGIYRAFYLARIEDQVLVFHAFQKRTPKTPQREIDTGKRRLRELLNA
- a CDS encoding XRE family transcriptional regulator; this encodes MPKLKPIVTRNASELADFLGLSRAEGAEMEFRADLNETIVGIVKQKRITHAQLSQLAGTSRPRITNLLNGNTSDISTDLMLRVLAALGYKVECKISKAA
- the pnp gene encoding polyribonucleotide nucleotidyltransferase — its product is MKTVTVNIHGRTITIEVGRMAKQANGAALIRCGETMVLTAATAARTPRENTDFLPLSVDYVEKFPAAGKIPGGFFKREGKLSDREVLVSRLTDRPLRPLFPDTYFHDTQVVSTVLSYDKENEPDVLSIVGASTALHISEIPFAGPIGAVRVGRINGQLTVNASLEAMKNSDIDMVVAASREAIVMVEGGANEVPESEILDALMFGFESIKPLLDAQDELRREIGKPKWKVVEETSESHPLAEKIRSMTAKPLSEALKIKEKLPRYKVVGEIKDKLVQDLCAADASLEDKASEIKEIFEGIVRSEIRNTIVQTQKRIDQRATNEIRSINVEVGLLPRTHGSALFTRGETQALVTTTLGTTDDEQRIDALVGESRSRFMLHYNFPSFSVGEVKPNRGPGRREVGHGALAHRAISKILPEHEKFPYTIRIVSEVLESHGSSSMATVCGAALSLMDAGVPIKAPVAGIAMGLVKEGEKFFILSDISGDEDHIGDMDFKVAGTEKGITAIQMDIKVLGVSREVLDHALAQAREGRLHILGKMREALLAPREELSKYAPRIVTIQIKQDKIRDLIGPGGKMIRSIVEQTQAKIDVEDSGKVTIASADLVALEKAKAMVEAIVGEAEIGRIYKGKVRRIMEYGAFVEIMPGTDGLVHISQLHAENGRVEAVEDVIKEGDEIEVKVISIDDRGKIKLSQREAIAPGSGNLEAESGRPPRRSYGDQDRRPGGPRGGERPRFGDRPRSDDRPRGPRRDRGDFRR
- the rpsO gene encoding 30S ribosomal protein S15; translation: MVKSVEQKAKVIAKYRQHERDTGSPEVQVALLTTRIEHLTGHFKKYSKDFHSRRGLLKMVGQRRRLLDYLKKHSVDRYQKVIGDLGLRK